In a single window of the Streptomyces sp. NBC_00094 genome:
- the coaA gene encoding type I pantothenate kinase yields MITSPPRSTNGEGPRNGDGHRNGNGHRRPSEATPYVDFTRAEWSALRDKTPLPLSADEVERLRGLGDVIDLDEVRDVYLPLSRLLNLYVQATSGLRGALNTFLGESAEQRGTPFVIGVAGSVAVGKSTVSRLLQALLARWPEHPRVELVTTDAFLYPMEELKARGLMSRKGFPESYDRRALTRFVADIKAGKEEVTAPVYSHLIYDRVPGERLAVRRPDILIVEGLNVLQPALPGKDGRTRVGLADYFDFSVYVDARPEDIERWYLNRFRKLRDTAFQDPSSYFRRYTQVSEEEAFDYARTMWRTINKVNLLENVAPTRGRATLVVRKGPDHKVQRLSLRKL; encoded by the coding sequence GTGATCACTTCGCCGCCACGAAGCACCAACGGAGAAGGCCCCCGGAACGGAGACGGCCACCGGAACGGCAACGGCCACCGCCGTCCCTCCGAGGCGACCCCGTACGTCGACTTCACCCGAGCCGAGTGGAGTGCGCTCCGCGACAAGACTCCGCTCCCCCTCAGCGCCGACGAGGTCGAGCGGCTCCGCGGCCTCGGGGACGTCATCGACCTCGACGAGGTCCGCGACGTCTACCTCCCGCTGTCCCGGCTGCTCAACCTGTACGTCCAGGCCACCAGCGGCCTCCGCGGCGCCCTCAACACCTTCCTCGGCGAGAGCGCGGAGCAGCGCGGCACCCCCTTCGTCATAGGAGTCGCCGGTTCGGTCGCCGTCGGCAAGTCGACGGTCTCCCGACTCCTCCAGGCCCTCCTCGCCCGCTGGCCGGAGCACCCGCGCGTGGAGCTGGTGACCACGGACGCCTTCCTCTACCCGATGGAGGAGCTGAAGGCGCGCGGGCTCATGTCCCGCAAGGGCTTCCCCGAGTCGTACGACCGCCGGGCGCTCACCCGGTTCGTCGCGGACATCAAGGCGGGCAAGGAGGAGGTCACGGCCCCGGTCTACTCGCACCTGATCTACGACCGCGTGCCCGGCGAGCGGCTCGCCGTCCGCCGCCCCGACATCCTCATCGTGGAGGGGCTGAACGTCCTCCAGCCGGCCCTGCCCGGCAAGGACGGCCGCACCCGCGTCGGTCTCGCCGACTACTTCGACTTCTCGGTGTACGTGGACGCGCGGCCCGAGGACATCGAGCGCTGGTACCTCAACCGCTTCCGCAAGCTGCGCGACACCGCGTTCCAGGACCCGTCCTCGTACTTCCGGCGGTACACGCAGGTCTCCGAGGAGGAGGCCTTCGACTACGCCCGCACGATGTGGCGGACCATCAACAAGGTCAACCTCCTGGAGAACGTGGCGCCCACGCGCGGCCGGGCGACCCTCGTCGTCCGCAAGGGCCCGGACCACAAGGTGCAGCGGCTGAGCCTCCGCAAGCTCTGA
- a CDS encoding ABC-F family ATP-binding cassette domain-containing protein: MGHVEAAHLEYYLPDGRVLLGDASFRVGEGAVVALVGANGAGKTTLLRLISGELQPHGGSVTVSGGLGVMPQFVGSVRDESTVRDLLVSVAQPRIREAAKAVDKAEHLIMTVDDEAAQMAYAQALSDWAEVQGYEAETLWDICTMAALGVPYEKAQFREVRTLSGGEQKRLVLEYLLRGPDEVLLLDEPDNYLDVPGKRWLEERLRETRKTVLFISHDRELLSRGAQKIVAVEPGPAGSDVWVHGGGFATFHEARRERFARFEELKRRWDEKHAQLKKLVLNLRQAASVSHDMASRYAAAQTRLRKFEEAGPPPEPPREQDIRMRLRGGRTGVRAVTVENLELTGLMKPFSLEIFYGERVAVLGSNGSGKSHFLRLLAGDPSVAHTGDWKLGARVVPGHFAQTHAHPELTGRPLVDILWTEHAKDRGGAMSMLRRYELERQGDQPFDKLSGGQQARFQILLLELAGTTALLLDEPTDNLDLESAEALQDGLETYDGTVLAVTHDRWFAKSFDRFLVFGSDGVVRETSEPVWDERRVERAR, from the coding sequence ATGGGACATGTCGAGGCCGCACATCTTGAGTACTACCTTCCGGACGGGCGGGTCCTGCTCGGGGACGCCTCCTTCCGCGTGGGGGAGGGCGCGGTCGTCGCCCTCGTCGGGGCCAACGGCGCCGGAAAGACCACGCTGCTCCGGCTGATCTCCGGGGAGCTCCAGCCGCACGGCGGCTCCGTCACCGTCAGCGGCGGCCTCGGTGTGATGCCGCAGTTCGTCGGCTCCGTGCGGGACGAGTCCACCGTCCGTGACCTGCTGGTCTCGGTGGCGCAGCCGCGGATCCGGGAGGCCGCGAAGGCGGTCGACAAGGCCGAGCACCTGATCATGACGGTCGACGACGAGGCCGCGCAGATGGCGTACGCGCAGGCCCTCAGCGACTGGGCCGAGGTGCAGGGGTACGAGGCCGAGACCCTCTGGGACATCTGCACCATGGCGGCGCTCGGCGTCCCGTACGAGAAGGCCCAGTTCCGGGAGGTGCGGACGCTCTCCGGCGGCGAGCAGAAGCGGCTGGTCCTGGAGTACCTGCTGCGCGGCCCCGACGAGGTCCTGCTCCTGGACGAGCCGGACAACTACCTCGACGTGCCCGGCAAGCGGTGGCTGGAGGAGCGGCTGCGGGAGACCCGTAAGACCGTGCTCTTCATCTCCCACGACCGCGAGCTGCTCTCCCGGGGTGCCCAGAAGATCGTCGCGGTCGAGCCCGGCCCGGCCGGCTCGGACGTGTGGGTGCACGGTGGCGGCTTCGCCACCTTCCACGAGGCCCGGCGCGAGCGGTTCGCCCGCTTCGAGGAGCTGAAGCGGCGCTGGGACGAGAAGCACGCCCAGCTGAAGAAGCTCGTGCTCAACCTGCGGCAGGCGGCGTCGGTCAGCCACGACATGGCCTCGCGGTACGCGGCGGCGCAGACCCGGCTGCGGAAGTTCGAGGAGGCGGGGCCGCCGCCGGAGCCGCCGCGCGAGCAGGACATCCGGATGCGGCTGCGCGGCGGCCGGACCGGTGTGCGGGCCGTGACCGTCGAGAACCTTGAGCTGACCGGTCTCATGAAGCCGTTCTCGCTGGAGATCTTCTACGGGGAGCGGGTCGCGGTCCTCGGGTCGAACGGCTCCGGGAAGTCGCACTTCCTGCGGCTGCTCGCGGGGGACCCGTCGGTCGCCCACACGGGCGACTGGAAGCTGGGCGCGCGGGTCGTGCCCGGGCACTTCGCGCAGACCCACGCGCACCCGGAGCTGACCGGGCGGCCGCTCGTCGACATCCTGTGGACGGAGCACGCCAAGGACCGGGGCGGGGCGATGTCGATGCTGCGGCGGTACGAGCTGGAGCGCCAGGGCGACCAGCCCTTCGACAAGCTCTCCGGTGGGCAGCAGGCCCGCTTCCAGATCCTGCTCCTGGAGCTGGCGGGGACGACGGCGCTGCTCCTCGACGAGCCGACGGACAACCTGGACCTGGAGTCGGCCGAGGCGCTCCAGGACGGTCTGGAGACGTATGACGGCACGGTTCTCGCGGTGACGCATGACCGGTGGTTCGCGAAGAGCTTCGACCGGTTCCTGGTGTTCGGGTCGGACGGGGTCGTTCGGGAGACGTCGGAGCCGGTGTGGGACGAGCGGCGGGTCGAGCGGGCGCGCTGA
- the rplM gene encoding 50S ribosomal protein L13: MRTYSPKPGDVTRQWHIIDAQDIVLGRLATTAANLLRGKHKPVYAPHMDMGDFVIIINADKVHLSGNKKTQKLAYRHSGFPGGLRSVRYDELLSKNPEKAVEKAIKGMIPKNTLGRQMISKLKVYAGENHPHAAQQPVPFEITQVAQ; this comes from the coding sequence GTGCGTACGTACAGCCCCAAGCCCGGCGATGTCACTCGCCAGTGGCACATCATCGACGCGCAGGACATCGTCCTGGGCCGTCTCGCGACCACGGCTGCGAACCTCCTCCGAGGCAAGCACAAGCCGGTGTACGCCCCGCACATGGACATGGGCGACTTCGTCATCATCATCAACGCTGACAAGGTCCACCTGTCCGGCAACAAGAAGACCCAGAAGCTGGCGTACCGCCACTCTGGCTTCCCGGGTGGTCTGCGCTCCGTCCGTTACGACGAGCTGCTCTCCAAGAACCCCGAGAAGGCCGTCGAGAAGGCCATCAAGGGCATGATCCCCAAGAACACCCTGGGCCGTCAGATGATCTCGAAGCTGAAGGTCTACGCGGGCGAGAACCACCCGCACGCTGCGCAGCAGCCGGTCCCGTTCGAGATCACCCAGGTCGCGCAGTAG
- the rpsI gene encoding 30S ribosomal protein S9, which produces MAETTPETPVDEFEGVEEYTTETELVEGEYTSESLASRFGDPQPAAGLGRRKNAIARVRIVPGTGKWKINGRTLEDYFPNKVHQQEVNEPFKVLELDNRYDVIARIAGGGVSGQAGALRLGVARALNEADVENNRPALKKAGFLSRDDRAVERKKAGLKKARKAPQYSKR; this is translated from the coding sequence GTGGCCGAGACCACCCCCGAGACCCCCGTCGACGAGTTCGAGGGCGTTGAGGAGTACACCACCGAGACCGAGCTCGTCGAGGGTGAGTACACCTCCGAGTCGCTCGCGTCCCGCTTCGGCGACCCGCAGCCGGCCGCCGGCCTGGGCCGTCGCAAGAACGCCATCGCCCGCGTCCGGATCGTTCCGGGCACCGGCAAGTGGAAGATCAACGGTCGCACCCTTGAGGACTACTTCCCCAACAAGGTGCACCAGCAGGAAGTCAACGAGCCCTTCAAGGTGCTCGAGCTCGACAACCGCTACGACGTCATCGCCCGCATCGCGGGTGGCGGTGTCTCCGGCCAGGCCGGCGCCCTGCGCCTCGGTGTGGCCCGTGCGCTGAACGAGGCGGATGTCGAGAACAACCGCCCGGCGCTGAAGAAGGCCGGCTTCCTCTCCCGCGACGACCGTGCGGTCGAGCGCAAGAAGGCCGGTCTCAAGAAGGCCCGTAAGGCCCCGCAGTACAGCAAGCGTTAA
- a CDS encoding DUF389 domain-containing protein, with amino-acid sequence MLHLRMIVPPDLTPAAVDLIDSTVGTTHLVVLPGAARNPAGDVVMCDVAREAGHELLNGLRGLKIDQDGSIAVEDIDLSLSKRADAAEKEAPGEPADAVIWEQLAGATHEESTLSITYSAFMILATMIAACGVVLDNAILIVGAMAVGPEFGPLAGVCTAVVQRAPKLAARSLIALVVGFAAAIAATTVFSLGMDALGLFSKDQLDADRPNTSFVWQPDPFSFVVALLAGVAGTLSLTSSKSGLLVGVAISVTTIPAGANAAVALSYGDVGQMWGSIEQLALNLFGIMLAGVLTLYGQKLLWRTQRGRWRRAPKL; translated from the coding sequence ATGCTGCATCTCCGGATGATCGTTCCGCCCGACCTCACCCCGGCCGCCGTCGACCTGATCGACTCGACGGTCGGCACGACGCACCTGGTCGTACTGCCGGGCGCGGCCCGGAACCCGGCCGGTGACGTCGTCATGTGCGACGTGGCCCGTGAGGCCGGCCATGAACTCCTCAACGGGCTGCGCGGGCTGAAGATCGATCAGGACGGCTCGATCGCCGTCGAGGACATCGACCTGTCCCTCTCCAAGCGCGCGGACGCGGCCGAGAAGGAGGCCCCGGGCGAGCCCGCGGACGCGGTGATCTGGGAGCAGCTGGCGGGGGCGACGCACGAGGAGTCGACGCTCTCGATCACGTACAGCGCCTTCATGATCCTGGCGACGATGATCGCGGCCTGCGGTGTCGTCCTGGACAACGCGATCCTGATCGTGGGCGCGATGGCGGTCGGCCCGGAGTTCGGCCCGCTCGCCGGGGTCTGTACGGCGGTGGTGCAGCGCGCGCCGAAACTGGCGGCGCGCTCGTTGATCGCGCTGGTGGTCGGCTTCGCGGCGGCGATCGCGGCCACGACGGTGTTCAGCCTGGGGATGGACGCACTGGGCCTGTTCAGCAAGGACCAACTGGACGCGGACCGCCCCAACACCAGCTTCGTCTGGCAGCCGGACCCGTTCTCCTTCGTCGTGGCGCTGCTCGCGGGCGTGGCCGGCACGCTCTCGCTCACCTCCTCCAAGTCGGGCCTCCTGGTGGGCGTCGCGATCTCGGTGACGACGATCCCGGCGGGCGCGAACGCGGCGGTGGCGCTCAGCTACGGCGATGTGGGCCAGATGTGGGGCTCGATCGAGCAGCTGGCGCTCAACCTCTTCGGCATCATGCTGGCCGGAGTGCTGACGCTGTACGGGCAGAAGCTGCTGTGGCGCACCCAGCGCGGCCGCTGGCGACGCGCCCCGAAGCTCTGA
- the rplQ gene encoding 50S ribosomal protein L17, with protein MPRPAKGARLGGSAAHERLLLANLAKSLFEHGRITTTEAKARRLRPVAERLITKAKKGDIHNRRLVLQTITDKGIVHTLFTEIAPRYSERPGGYTRITKIGNRRGDNAPMAVIELVEGEIAKKATVAEAEAATVRAVKEADAAAVEAPAEESKDA; from the coding sequence ATGCCGCGTCCCGCCAAGGGTGCTCGTCTCGGTGGCAGCGCCGCTCACGAGCGTCTGCTGCTCGCCAACCTGGCGAAGTCCCTCTTCGAGCACGGCCGCATCACGACGACCGAGGCCAAGGCCCGCCGCCTGCGCCCCGTCGCCGAGCGCCTGATCACCAAGGCGAAGAAGGGCGACATCCACAACCGTCGCCTGGTGCTGCAGACGATCACCGACAAGGGCATCGTCCACACCCTCTTCACGGAGATCGCCCCGCGTTACTCGGAGCGTCCCGGTGGCTACACCCGCATCACCAAGATCGGCAACCGTCGTGGCGACAACGCCCCGATGGCCGTGATCGAGCTGGTCGAGGGCGAGATCGCCAAGAAGGCGACCGTCGCCGAGGCCGAGGCCGCCACCGTGCGCGCCGTCAAGGAGGCCGACGCGGCCGCCGTTGAGGCTCCGGCCGAGGAGTCGAAGGACGCGTAA
- the truA gene encoding tRNA pseudouridine(38-40) synthase TruA has translation MSDDVQDGFVRVRLDLSYEGKDFSGWAKQPLGRRTVQGEIEAALRTVTRSTETYELTVAGRTDSGVHARGQVAHVDLPVELWEEHRDKLLRRLAGRLSHDVRIWSVAEAPSGFNARFSAIWRRYAYRVTDNPGGVDPLLRGHVLWHDWPLDMDAMNEAATALVGEHDFAAYCKKREGATTIRTLQVLRWERRPDGILEATVKADAFCHNMVRSLVGALLFVGDGHRPVDWPGKVLAAGVRDSAVHVVRPHGLTLEEVGYPEDALLAARSKEARNKRSLPGSVGCC, from the coding sequence GTGAGCGATGACGTGCAGGACGGGTTCGTACGAGTACGCCTTGATCTTTCGTACGAGGGCAAGGACTTCTCCGGCTGGGCCAAGCAGCCCCTGGGGCGGCGCACCGTGCAGGGCGAGATCGAGGCCGCGCTGCGGACCGTGACGCGTTCCACGGAGACGTACGAGCTGACCGTCGCCGGCCGGACCGACTCCGGGGTGCACGCCCGTGGCCAGGTCGCCCACGTCGACCTGCCCGTCGAGCTGTGGGAGGAGCACCGGGACAAGCTGCTCAGGCGACTCGCGGGCCGGCTCTCCCACGACGTACGGATCTGGTCCGTCGCCGAGGCCCCCAGCGGCTTCAACGCCCGCTTCTCGGCGATCTGGCGCCGCTACGCCTACCGGGTCACCGACAACCCCGGAGGCGTCGACCCGCTGCTGCGCGGGCACGTCCTGTGGCACGACTGGCCCCTGGACATGGACGCCATGAACGAGGCCGCGACCGCGCTCGTCGGCGAGCACGACTTCGCCGCGTACTGCAAGAAGCGCGAGGGCGCCACGACCATCCGCACCCTGCAGGTGCTGCGCTGGGAGCGGCGGCCCGACGGCATCCTCGAAGCGACCGTGAAGGCGGACGCCTTCTGCCACAACATGGTCCGCTCGCTCGTCGGCGCCCTGCTCTTCGTCGGCGACGGCCACCGGCCGGTCGACTGGCCCGGCAAGGTGCTCGCCGCCGGGGTGCGGGACTCGGCCGTCCACGTCGTACGGCCGCACGGCCTCACCCTCGAAGAGGTCGGCTACCCGGAGGACGCGCTGCTCGCCGCCCGCAGCAAGGAGGCTCGCAACAAGCGGTCACTCCCCGGGAGCGTTGGCTGCTGCTGA
- the glmM gene encoding phosphoglucosamine mutase, protein MGRLFGTDGVRGVANADLTAELALGLSVAAAHVLAEAGTFEGHRPTAVVGRDPRASGEFLEAAVVAGLASAGVDVLRVGVLPTPAVAHLTGVLGADLGVMLSASHNAMPDNGIKFFARGGHKLADDLEDRIESVYEEHRTGAPWARPTGAGVGRVREYDEGFETYVSHLLAVLPNRLDGLKVVLDEAHGAAARVSPEVFVRAGAEVVTIGAEPDGLNINDGCGSTHLGLLRAAVVEHGADLGIAHDGDADRCLAVDAAGNEVDGDQILAVLALAMREAGTLRGDTVVATVMSNLGFKLAMEREGMNLVQTAVGDRYVLESMKEHGYALGGEQSGHVIVLDHATTGDGTLTGLMLAARIAATGTSLADLAGVMERLPQILINVPDVDKSRVTTSGDLAAAVTAAEQELGATGRVLLRPSGTEPLVRVMVEAADIEQARAVAQRLADVVKSALG, encoded by the coding sequence GTGGGACGACTCTTCGGCACGGACGGCGTGCGCGGCGTCGCCAACGCGGACCTGACGGCGGAGCTGGCGCTCGGTCTCTCGGTCGCGGCGGCGCACGTGCTGGCCGAAGCGGGCACCTTCGAGGGCCACCGGCCGACCGCCGTGGTCGGACGGGACCCGCGCGCGTCGGGAGAGTTCCTGGAAGCGGCCGTCGTGGCGGGTCTCGCCAGCGCCGGTGTCGACGTGCTGCGCGTCGGCGTCCTCCCCACCCCCGCCGTGGCCCACCTCACCGGCGTCCTCGGTGCCGACCTCGGCGTGATGCTCTCCGCCAGCCACAACGCGATGCCCGACAACGGCATCAAGTTCTTCGCCCGCGGCGGCCACAAGCTCGCCGACGACCTCGAGGACCGCATCGAGTCCGTGTACGAGGAGCACCGCACCGGCGCTCCCTGGGCGCGCCCGACCGGTGCCGGCGTCGGCCGCGTCCGCGAGTACGACGAGGGCTTCGAGACGTACGTCTCCCACCTCCTCGCCGTCCTGCCCAACCGTCTCGACGGTCTCAAGGTCGTCCTCGACGAGGCCCACGGCGCCGCCGCCCGCGTCTCCCCCGAGGTCTTCGTCCGGGCCGGCGCCGAGGTCGTCACCATCGGTGCCGAGCCCGACGGCCTCAACATCAACGACGGCTGCGGCTCCACCCACCTGGGCCTGCTCCGCGCCGCCGTCGTCGAGCACGGCGCCGACCTCGGCATCGCCCACGACGGCGACGCCGACCGCTGCCTCGCCGTGGACGCCGCGGGCAACGAGGTCGACGGCGACCAGATCCTCGCCGTGCTCGCCCTCGCCATGCGCGAGGCCGGCACGCTGCGCGGTGACACCGTCGTCGCGACCGTCATGTCCAACCTGGGCTTCAAGCTCGCCATGGAGCGCGAGGGCATGAACCTCGTCCAGACCGCGGTCGGCGACCGCTACGTCCTGGAGTCCATGAAGGAGCACGGCTACGCGCTCGGCGGCGAGCAGTCCGGGCACGTCATCGTGCTCGACCACGCCACCACCGGCGACGGCACCCTCACCGGCCTGATGCTGGCCGCCCGGATCGCCGCCACCGGCACGTCCCTCGCGGACCTCGCCGGTGTGATGGAGCGCCTCCCGCAGATCCTCATCAACGTCCCGGACGTCGACAAGTCCCGGGTGACGACCTCCGGCGACCTCGCCGCCGCCGTCACCGCCGCCGAGCAGGAGCTCGGCGCCACCGGCCGTGTCCTGCTGCGCCCCTCCGGCACCGAGCCGCTGGTCCGCGTCATGGTCGAGGCCGCGGACATCGAGCAGGCCCGCGCGGTCGCGCAGCGCCTGGCGGACGTCGTGAAGTCCGCGCTGGGATAG